The Tindallia californiensis genome segment CCGTTACCGATTCACTATGCCCATTAAAAACAGGCACTCGAACAGCTGTTGCGTTAACCTGTATGGTTTCGTCATTGAATATCTTTTGGGTTTCATTGACCATTTTAAGTTCTTCTTTGGTAAATCCATTTTCATAGAATACGTCGATATGAGGGAGGCAATTTGCCGCAATTGGTTTTGGATAAACAGATGGCGGATAGTTCGGGTCATCGTTTTGTTTTTCCAACTCAAGAATTGCCTTATTACCACTCCCAGATACCGCCTGATAAGTAGATACAACAATTCGCTTCATTTGATAAACACGATGTAACGGCGCCAGAGCCATTACCATTTGGATGGTAGAACAATTAGGATTAGCAATGATACCTTTGTAGTCACGCAATATATGGCCATTTACTTCAGGTACGACCAGCGGTATTTCTTCATGCATGCGCCAATAAGAAGAGTTATCTATTACGATATTTCCGGCTTCTTTTGCAATCGGTGCATATTCTTTCGATATATCTCCGCCGGCTGAAAACAAAAGATAATCATACTTTTCTCGCATCTTT includes the following:
- a CDS encoding aspartate-semialdehyde dehydrogenase, with the translated sequence MGLNIGIVGATGAVGRKILEVLNERNINLDKVRCFASSRTAGEQLEWRDQTITVELLTEEKMREKYDYLLFSAGGDISKEYAPIAKEAGNIVIDNSSYWRMHEEIPLVVPEVNGHILRDYKGIIANPNCSTIQMVMALAPLHRVYQMKRIVVSTYQAVSGSGNKAILELEKQNDDPNYPPSVYPKPIAANCLPHIDVFYENGFTKEELKMVNETQKIFNDETIQVNATAVRVPVFNGHSESVTVTFNSTPRLLEVRELLSSEAGITLLDDPAHLKYPTPLEIQGSDSTFVGRIRKDLFDPCTLSMWIVADNLRKGAATNAVQIIEKMEEMKH